One Methylocaldum marinum DNA window includes the following coding sequences:
- a CDS encoding YhdP family protein: protein MKSVIRFTGRTALYIGLCFIVVLALTITALRWWLFPDVSSYRHLIEAEIGSLIGETVRIENLSARLHGFHPRFSLNGFHILDAEGRPAIKFATIRVDFDPLRTLFTGQPSFGRMEIVGAKLSIRRRQDGTIGILGLHVRDQPPAWLMADGRFELLNCDLDWLDFRSSDTPLHLGRANIRLVNRNGKHKLGADIALPRTLGRNFRFTLDAQGDLFQAGEWSGKVYLEGTRIDTARIAGALPEPDFSVISGIADFRIWANWAGRLDSIAGDFELAKPVFALRRDVNTESRLALSAIESRFRWQRKNDGWRLDLHRFRPALTRAWPKTRLALALTRGTDGTPSVIRAAASYLELGDINTAFHALPLLDENAGTVLRALAPRGSARNVRFFFAADEALGKRAALCGTFENFGANAWRSLPGVSGLNGELCGTDETGRLSVSAENGQLRPNALGLKNPITLNKAKGDFFWRQTDADWWISSPSFFVENADLAARGRFGIVLPKDPKTSPFLDLRMQVGETDVATVKNYLPFAVIPKTSQWLEHALIGGQFGNTQLLFHGAIADFPFYRNEGVFESSIEAHNLALRFHPDWPPLTQTDARIRFRGPGMEIDSSNGRIGRGQIVEAHAEAEDLRSAPWLKLNGSAKAAVPDVLDFLAHSPLRELPAKLGKFVSTAGDTEISLDLTVPLDRKLGDITIEGKAEFNNAKLRLVDAGLELERINGPLRFTRTGLSADAIRASVFGHSAEIRISREKVETAVEIRGRIGVSDLREQFPNSLWRFARGATDYELDLRIPDSLDTENEPLLLSLSSTMSGLALNLPAPFGKREKTRKDLYLETDVRAGTRIPLRLSYGPAIRAELSFSKPADGIVLESGNLAIGRLLPPLGPEPGLAILAQLEELDAGEWRRLLPESPDEPRRNALLRMLELNVENIYWNGEGLGPLSLDMVREDRDWQGHLDCTFGKGTFKATDNSIVFDLAHLRLPKRDGAETKPANTGSIDPSVLPNITLNAKRLLWRNADLGPLTLRTERRAHGMIIKTLEGGTENHRFDMHGRWTRSADKTWGTHLAGKIRVEDLGDLLAGVGYGGEVRDTPSDIDFRVSWLGAPQQFSPAGVAGDIRMKLGKGAILKIEPGFGRVLGMLNLDTLWRRLSFDFSDLFGKGLAYDNVLGTFQLGGGQAVTKGFLIDAVPAKIVINGRAGLVTRDLDQIVTVIPHTSVALPIAGALAGGPAVGAAVLLAQQLVGEEVDSITATHYAVKGSWDEPQITKISSNMPLDILDRAWSGMKDLSGFGTETEKETNE, encoded by the coding sequence TTGAAAAGCGTCATTCGTTTCACCGGACGAACGGCGCTGTATATCGGTCTCTGCTTTATCGTTGTTCTGGCGCTGACGATTACGGCCCTACGCTGGTGGCTGTTTCCCGACGTGTCGAGTTATCGCCATCTCATAGAAGCCGAGATCGGTTCCCTGATCGGCGAAACCGTCCGTATCGAAAATTTGTCCGCCCGGCTGCACGGCTTCCATCCCCGGTTTTCTCTGAACGGTTTCCATATCCTCGACGCGGAGGGCCGCCCGGCGATCAAATTCGCCACGATCCGTGTCGACTTCGACCCGCTTCGCACGCTGTTCACCGGCCAACCCAGTTTCGGCCGCATGGAGATCGTCGGGGCGAAACTCTCGATCCGGCGCAGGCAGGACGGCACCATCGGCATTCTCGGCTTGCATGTACGCGATCAACCGCCGGCCTGGCTCATGGCCGACGGCCGTTTCGAACTCTTGAACTGCGATCTCGATTGGCTGGACTTCAGGAGTAGCGATACGCCGCTGCACTTGGGGCGGGCGAACATCCGGCTCGTCAACCGGAACGGAAAACACAAGCTCGGTGCCGATATCGCCCTACCCCGAACGCTGGGCCGAAACTTTCGGTTCACCTTGGATGCGCAAGGCGATCTGTTTCAGGCGGGGGAATGGTCCGGAAAGGTTTATCTCGAAGGAACTCGCATCGATACCGCTCGAATAGCCGGCGCCCTGCCCGAACCGGATTTCTCGGTGATATCCGGCATCGCGGATTTCCGAATCTGGGCGAACTGGGCCGGCAGGCTGGATTCAATCGCAGGGGATTTCGAGCTGGCAAAGCCGGTATTCGCGCTCCGTCGAGACGTCAATACCGAAAGCCGGCTCGCATTGTCCGCCATCGAGAGCCGGTTCCGCTGGCAGCGGAAAAACGACGGCTGGCGCCTCGATTTGCATCGCTTCAGACCGGCGCTGACCCGGGCCTGGCCCAAGACCCGCCTGGCGCTCGCCCTCACCCGCGGCACCGACGGTACCCCGTCCGTCATACGAGCTGCGGCTTCCTACCTCGAACTCGGCGATATCAACACCGCATTCCACGCGCTTCCGCTGCTCGACGAAAACGCCGGGACCGTTCTAAGAGCGTTGGCACCACGCGGTTCCGCGCGCAATGTCCGCTTTTTTTTCGCTGCCGATGAGGCCTTAGGCAAGCGTGCCGCCTTGTGCGGGACATTCGAAAATTTCGGCGCAAACGCCTGGCGGTCGCTTCCGGGGGTTTCCGGCTTGAACGGAGAGCTGTGCGGCACCGATGAGACCGGCAGGCTATCGGTTTCCGCCGAAAACGGGCAGCTCCGGCCGAACGCGCTGGGACTAAAGAATCCGATCACCTTGAATAAGGCCAAGGGCGATTTCTTCTGGCGGCAAACCGACGCCGACTGGTGGATTTCATCACCTTCGTTTTTCGTCGAGAACGCCGATCTTGCGGCACGCGGCCGCTTCGGCATCGTGCTGCCGAAAGACCCGAAGACCTCCCCGTTTCTCGATCTTCGGATGCAGGTGGGCGAGACCGATGTGGCTACCGTCAAGAACTACCTGCCTTTCGCCGTCATTCCCAAAACATCGCAGTGGCTGGAGCACGCTCTCATCGGTGGGCAGTTCGGCAACACCCAGCTTCTGTTTCATGGGGCGATCGCTGATTTTCCGTTTTACCGGAACGAGGGCGTATTCGAATCCTCGATCGAGGCGCACAACCTCGCCCTTCGGTTTCATCCGGACTGGCCGCCGCTGACCCAAACCGACGCCCGAATACGATTCCGCGGCCCGGGCATGGAAATCGACTCGAGCAATGGCCGAATCGGCCGGGGCCAAATCGTGGAGGCGCACGCCGAAGCCGAGGACCTCAGGTCTGCGCCTTGGCTGAAATTGAACGGAAGCGCTAAAGCGGCGGTGCCCGATGTTCTGGATTTCCTCGCCCACTCTCCCCTGCGCGAGCTCCCCGCGAAGCTGGGCAAATTCGTGAGCACCGCCGGCGACACCGAGATTTCACTGGACTTGACCGTTCCGCTGGATCGGAAACTGGGCGATATCACGATCGAAGGTAAAGCCGAATTCAACAATGCAAAGCTTCGCCTCGTGGATGCCGGGCTGGAACTGGAGCGAATCAACGGTCCTCTGCGTTTTACCCGTACCGGGTTGAGCGCCGACGCCATTCGCGCCTCGGTGTTCGGCCATTCCGCCGAGATTCGCATCTCCCGCGAGAAAGTCGAGACGGCGGTGGAGATCAGGGGACGAATCGGCGTGTCCGACCTCCGGGAACAGTTCCCGAACAGTCTTTGGCGTTTCGCCCGGGGCGCTACCGATTACGAGCTCGATCTGCGGATCCCGGACTCGCTCGATACCGAAAATGAACCGCTGCTTCTGTCGCTGTCCTCCACGATGAGCGGCTTGGCCCTGAACCTGCCTGCACCGTTCGGAAAACGGGAAAAAACCAGAAAAGATCTCTATCTCGAAACCGACGTTCGCGCCGGAACCCGAATTCCGCTAAGACTCAGCTATGGGCCGGCGATCAGGGCGGAGCTCAGTTTCTCGAAACCCGCCGACGGCATCGTGCTGGAAAGCGGCAATCTGGCCATCGGCAGACTGCTTCCGCCGCTCGGGCCGGAGCCCGGCCTGGCCATTCTTGCCCAATTGGAAGAACTCGACGCCGGCGAATGGCGCCGGCTGCTGCCCGAGTCTCCCGACGAGCCGCGCCGCAACGCTCTGTTGCGGATGCTGGAGCTGAACGTCGAAAACATCTACTGGAACGGAGAAGGCCTGGGTCCCCTGAGCCTCGACATGGTGCGTGAAGACCGGGACTGGCAGGGCCATCTAGACTGTACTTTCGGCAAAGGAACCTTCAAAGCTACCGACAATTCCATCGTTTTCGATCTGGCACACCTCAGATTGCCGAAACGGGACGGTGCTGAAACCAAACCGGCGAACACCGGGTCGATCGATCCGTCCGTCCTGCCGAATATTACCCTGAACGCCAAGCGCCTGCTTTGGCGGAACGCCGATCTCGGACCGTTGACGCTCCGGACGGAGCGGCGCGCTCATGGCATGATCATAAAGACACTCGAAGGCGGGACCGAGAATCATCGCTTCGATATGCACGGCCGCTGGACGCGCTCGGCGGACAAAACCTGGGGCACGCATCTCGCGGGGAAAATCCGCGTCGAGGATCTGGGAGATCTGCTGGCCGGCGTCGGTTACGGCGGCGAAGTTCGGGACACGCCTTCCGACATTGATTTTCGCGTGTCCTGGCTGGGCGCGCCCCAGCAATTTTCGCCTGCCGGCGTTGCCGGCGACATCCGGATGAAGCTGGGCAAGGGGGCAATTCTCAAGATCGAGCCCGGATTCGGGCGGGTGCTGGGTATGTTAAACTTGGACACACTGTGGCGCAGGCTATCTTTCGATTTCAGCGACCTGTTCGGTAAGGGCTTGGCCTACGACAACGTCCTGGGAACCTTTCAGCTCGGCGGGGGTCAAGCCGTAACGAAAGGTTTTCTAATCGATGCCGTTCCCGCCAAAATCGTCATCAACGGCCGTGCCGGACTGGTGACGCGAGATTTGGATCAGATCGTCACCGTCATACCCCACACCAGCGTTGCCCTGCCCATTGCCGGCGCCTTGGCCGGCGGACCCGCAGTCGGCGCCGCCGTGCTTCTGGCACAGCAGCTGGTCGGCGAGGAAGTGGACAGCATTACCGCGACTCACTACGCCGTCAAGGGTAGTTGGGACGAACCGCAAATCACCAAAATCAGCAGCAACATGCCGCTCGACATCCTCGACCGGGCCTGGAGCGGCATGAAAGATTTATCAGGTTTTGGGACCGAAACGGAGAAAGAAACGAATGAGTAA
- the tldD gene encoding metalloprotease TldD — protein sequence MNHDPLVIARQTLLEPAGLMGGDIERVIGQLLSASVDAADVYLQSTRFESWMLEDGIVKEGSHSIEQGAGVRAVSGEKTGFAYSDEIALPTLLEAATNARAIAREGGEGKREISGIVRPPQLYLPIDPLQSLPEEEKIAILKRLDEACRKLDPRVEQVMVSLAGSHEVVLVIGQDGALYGDVRPLVRLNVSVIVQENGRREQGSSGGGGRTDYRFFLEEDRAMEYAREAVRQALVNLDAIEAPAGTMTVVLGPGWPGVLLHEAIGHGLEGDFNRKGTSAFAGRIGERVASPLCTVVDDGTLPGRRGSLNIDDEGVPTQCTVLIENGILKGYMQDKLNARLMGTAPTGNGRRESYAHLPMPRMTNTYMLGGSHDPQEIIGSVKKGLFAKNFGGGQVDITSGKFVFSASEAYLIEDGKITRPVKGATLIGNGPDVLTRVSMVGNDLELDTGVGTCGKDGQSVPVGVGQPTLRVDGLTVGGTRV from the coding sequence ATGAATCACGATCCTCTTGTAATCGCCCGGCAAACCCTGCTGGAGCCGGCCGGCCTCATGGGCGGCGATATCGAACGCGTCATCGGCCAGCTATTGAGCGCATCGGTGGATGCCGCCGACGTCTATCTTCAATCCACCCGGTTCGAGTCCTGGATGCTGGAAGACGGTATCGTCAAGGAAGGCAGCCACAGCATCGAACAGGGCGCCGGGGTACGCGCCGTGTCCGGCGAGAAAACCGGATTCGCCTACAGCGACGAAATTGCACTTCCGACCTTGCTCGAGGCCGCCACGAACGCGCGAGCCATCGCGCGCGAGGGCGGCGAGGGCAAACGGGAGATTTCCGGAATCGTGCGCCCGCCCCAGCTCTATCTGCCGATAGATCCGCTTCAGTCGCTGCCCGAGGAAGAGAAAATCGCCATCCTCAAGCGCCTGGACGAAGCATGCCGAAAACTCGACCCGCGCGTCGAGCAGGTCATGGTGAGCCTTGCCGGCAGCCACGAAGTCGTTCTGGTCATCGGCCAAGACGGCGCGCTCTATGGCGATGTACGTCCCTTGGTTCGGCTCAACGTCAGCGTGATCGTCCAGGAAAACGGGCGTCGCGAGCAAGGTAGCAGCGGCGGCGGCGGCCGCACCGATTACCGCTTCTTCCTGGAAGAAGACCGGGCCATGGAATACGCCCGGGAAGCCGTGCGCCAGGCCCTGGTGAATCTGGATGCGATCGAGGCCCCGGCGGGCACCATGACCGTGGTCCTGGGACCCGGCTGGCCGGGCGTTCTGCTCCATGAAGCCATAGGCCACGGCCTGGAAGGCGATTTCAACCGCAAAGGCACTTCGGCCTTCGCCGGCCGCATCGGCGAACGCGTGGCCTCGCCGCTTTGCACGGTAGTCGACGACGGCACCCTGCCCGGCCGCCGCGGTTCGCTCAATATCGACGACGAAGGCGTACCGACGCAGTGTACGGTTTTGATCGAAAACGGCATTCTCAAGGGCTACATGCAGGACAAGCTCAACGCCCGACTGATGGGCACAGCACCCACCGGCAACGGCCGCCGCGAATCCTATGCCCACCTGCCCATGCCGCGCATGACCAATACCTACATGCTGGGGGGATCTCACGATCCGCAGGAAATCATCGGTTCGGTGAAAAAAGGGCTGTTCGCCAAGAATTTCGGCGGCGGCCAGGTCGATATCACCTCGGGCAAATTCGTGTTCTCCGCAAGTGAAGCCTATCTGATCGAAGACGGAAAAATCACCCGCCCGGTCAAAGGCGCGACCCTGATCGGCAACGGCCCCGACGTCCTGACCCGCGTCAGCATGGTCGGCAACGATCTGGAGCTCGATACCGGCGTCGGCACCTGCGGGAAAGACGGCCAGAGCGTACCCGTCGGCGTCGGCCAGCCGACTTTGAGGGTGGATGGGCTGACCGTGGGTGGGACACGGGTTTAG
- a CDS encoding carbon-nitrogen hydrolase family protein, with product MSKTVFAAIQMASSPNVSANLIEAGRLIEKAASAGAALIVLPENFAIMGQSETDKLAVAETDGSGPIQDFLAKTAERLKVWLVGGTMPIRAGNDKVRAACLVYNDKGNRAGRYDKIHLFDVNVPGTEEKYHESNTIDAGSEALVLDTPFGRLGLSICYDLRFPELFRQMAEVGMDILVVPSAFTAQTGAAHWETLVRARSIENLCYTIAANQGGFHVNGRETFGHSMIVDPWGQVLGVLPQGAGAVTAEFDPDRLQKVRAAFPALTHRKLRCR from the coding sequence ATGAGTAAAACGGTTTTCGCCGCCATCCAGATGGCTTCCAGCCCCAATGTCAGCGCCAACCTCATCGAAGCGGGGCGACTGATCGAAAAAGCCGCTTCCGCGGGTGCCGCCCTGATCGTACTCCCGGAAAATTTCGCCATCATGGGTCAATCCGAAACCGACAAACTGGCCGTTGCCGAAACCGACGGGTCCGGCCCGATCCAGGATTTTCTGGCGAAAACCGCGGAGCGGCTGAAGGTCTGGCTGGTCGGCGGCACCATGCCGATCCGCGCCGGCAACGACAAAGTCCGGGCCGCCTGTCTCGTTTACAACGACAAGGGCAATCGAGCGGGCCGCTACGACAAGATCCATTTGTTCGACGTCAATGTTCCGGGCACTGAAGAGAAGTATCACGAGTCCAATACCATAGACGCGGGCAGCGAGGCGCTGGTCCTCGACACTCCGTTCGGAAGGCTCGGCCTTTCGATTTGCTACGATCTACGCTTTCCCGAGCTGTTCCGGCAGATGGCGGAGGTCGGCATGGACATTCTCGTCGTTCCTTCGGCTTTTACCGCCCAAACCGGTGCCGCCCACTGGGAGACTCTGGTTCGCGCCCGGTCGATCGAAAACCTGTGCTACACGATCGCCGCCAACCAGGGCGGATTTCATGTCAACGGCCGCGAAACCTTCGGTCACAGCATGATCGTGGACCCTTGGGGTCAAGTGCTCGGCGTCCTTCCTCAGGGCGCCGGCGCGGTGACCGCCGAGTTCGACCCCGACCGGCTGCAGAAAGTGCGGGCCGCCTTTCCCGCCCTGACCCATCGCAAACTGCGTTGCCGCTGA
- a CDS encoding oligosaccharide flippase family protein, protein MGAFSIRALGIGLSFMAQAVTARLMGSENYGLFVYALAFTPVLSWLAQLGMVQTSIRYISIYNSQKDWGALRGLTTFATRSTLAACLATGLVMTIIGWMLKNDMDDLHRSVFILALLHVPFLALSELRVGILRGLLKVSFAELPENLLRPVLVIVLLTAAYFWLHEAVDPVTAMSISLSVTMANFLLGSAWLRQSLPEGVSDSLPTYRKKEWLNMAIPMFFLVGLQLLISQLDILLIGSLVGTGEAGSYAVAARIADFASFGLVVAYGVTAPLFAAHWNNRSIPDFSRLLKITSMGNALFVLAAASLIAAMGENILGVFGASFVEAYHLLLILVAGKSLHALTGLGTILLTMTGHQKEATWLMGGGLAIQLPLTLYLIDEHGAMGAAIASAITIACTNVSALATVKIRLKLSPFGRLPHNANL, encoded by the coding sequence ATGGGCGCTTTCAGCATCCGAGCACTCGGAATCGGCCTGTCGTTCATGGCTCAGGCGGTGACGGCACGACTCATGGGTTCCGAAAATTACGGGCTATTCGTTTACGCGCTCGCCTTCACGCCGGTTCTATCCTGGCTTGCGCAATTGGGCATGGTACAAACTTCGATCCGCTACATCTCGATTTACAACTCGCAAAAAGACTGGGGTGCCCTTCGGGGCCTCACTACCTTCGCCACACGCAGCACGCTCGCCGCTTGCCTGGCCACGGGGCTGGTCATGACGATCATCGGCTGGATGTTGAAAAACGACATGGATGACCTGCACCGGTCAGTCTTCATTCTGGCTCTCCTGCACGTGCCCTTCCTGGCACTATCCGAATTGCGCGTGGGCATTCTGCGCGGCCTGCTCAAAGTCAGTTTCGCCGAACTACCGGAAAATCTCCTTCGCCCGGTGCTCGTGATAGTTCTTCTCACAGCGGCTTATTTTTGGCTTCATGAGGCCGTCGATCCCGTGACGGCGATGTCGATCAGTTTGTCCGTGACCATGGCCAACTTCCTGCTGGGCAGCGCATGGCTTAGGCAATCGTTGCCGGAAGGGGTATCCGACAGCTTGCCGACCTATCGAAAAAAAGAATGGCTGAACATGGCCATTCCTATGTTCTTCCTCGTCGGGCTGCAACTACTCATCAGCCAACTGGATATCCTGCTTATCGGATCGTTGGTGGGCACGGGGGAAGCCGGCTCTTATGCCGTAGCGGCGAGAATCGCCGACTTCGCATCCTTCGGGTTGGTTGTGGCCTATGGCGTAACCGCCCCCTTGTTTGCGGCACACTGGAACAATCGATCGATACCGGACTTCAGTCGCCTGCTGAAAATCACCTCGATGGGCAACGCTTTGTTCGTCTTGGCTGCCGCTTCGCTCATTGCGGCGATGGGCGAAAACATTCTCGGCGTTTTTGGTGCGTCATTCGTCGAGGCTTACCATCTGCTTCTGATCCTGGTGGCGGGAAAATCCCTCCATGCCCTGACCGGCCTCGGAACCATTCTGCTGACGATGACCGGCCATCAAAAGGAAGCGACATGGCTCATGGGCGGCGGCTTGGCCATACAATTGCCTTTGACGCTCTACCTCATCGACGAACACGGCGCCATGGGCGCGGCCATTGCCAGTGCAATCACAATCGCCTGTACTAATGTATCAGCGCTGGCGACCGTCAAAATCAGGTTAAAATTAAGCCCATTCGGCCGACTGCCCCATAACGCGAATCTCTAA
- a CDS encoding glycosyltransferase family 4 protein has translation MKKRILFFVTEDWFVCSHWLPHVTAVRDAGYEVYVVTRVRQHRSIIEARGVHVVPLELSRRGHNPIAELRMIADLIKIYRKIRPDLVKNVAIKPVVYGTLAACFSRPRAVVNYMAGLGWLFTSDSAKARLLRPVIRAVLARLLSKGHVIVENPDDYAQMIGFGLPAARLSLIRGAGVDLGAFSPAEERDGIPLIVLPARMLWTKGVGEFVTAAERLRAEGVAARFALIGDPDPDNPASVSIAQLQTWKRKGSIEWWGRREDIPQVLAKCHIVCLPSYREGLPKALLEAAAAGKPIITTDTPGCREVVRHGDNGLLVPARDAYALAEALKTLIEDRARRERMGRRSREIAETEFSSEKITSETLDLYNAVLS, from the coding sequence TTGAAGAAAAGAATTCTATTTTTCGTTACCGAAGACTGGTTCGTCTGCTCCCATTGGCTGCCCCATGTGACCGCCGTCCGCGACGCGGGCTACGAGGTCTACGTGGTGACGCGCGTGCGGCAGCACCGGTCGATTATCGAGGCGCGAGGCGTTCATGTCGTTCCGCTCGAATTGTCGCGGCGCGGGCACAATCCGATTGCGGAACTCCGCATGATCGCCGATTTGATCAAGATTTATCGGAAAATTCGGCCCGATCTGGTGAAAAATGTCGCCATCAAGCCGGTGGTGTACGGTACCCTTGCCGCCTGCTTCAGCCGTCCGCGCGCTGTTGTGAATTACATGGCCGGTCTCGGCTGGCTGTTTACCTCGGACAGCGCCAAGGCGCGCTTGCTCCGCCCGGTGATTCGTGCCGTGCTGGCTAGGCTCCTTTCAAAGGGGCATGTCATCGTGGAAAACCCTGACGATTACGCACAGATGATCGGCTTCGGCTTGCCGGCCGCCCGCTTGAGCCTGATTCGGGGTGCCGGAGTGGATCTTGGAGCATTCAGCCCGGCGGAAGAGCGCGATGGAATACCCTTGATCGTCTTGCCGGCGCGCATGTTATGGACCAAGGGGGTAGGGGAGTTCGTGACCGCGGCCGAGCGGTTGCGCGCCGAGGGCGTCGCGGCGCGATTCGCCCTGATAGGCGATCCCGATCCCGACAATCCGGCATCGGTTTCTATAGCTCAGCTGCAAACCTGGAAACGGAAAGGGAGCATCGAATGGTGGGGCCGACGGGAAGATATTCCTCAAGTACTGGCCAAGTGCCATATCGTTTGCTTGCCCTCCTATCGGGAAGGTCTCCCCAAGGCGCTGCTCGAAGCCGCCGCCGCGGGTAAGCCCATCATCACCACCGACACGCCGGGCTGCAGGGAAGTGGTCCGTCACGGCGACAACGGGCTACTGGTCCCGGCACGAGATGCTTACGCCTTGGCCGAAGCGCTCAAAACGCTGATCGAGGATCGGGCACGGCGCGAGCGTATGGGGCGGCGCAGCCGGGAAATCGCGGAGACCGAATTTTCCTCGGAAAAGATAACCTCGGAAACTTTGGACCTGTATAACGCCGTGCTTTCGTGA
- the pmbA gene encoding metalloprotease PmbA, producing MPEPTTFARKEEQLEQLKSLVSDCLAEARRQGATSAEAGVSLEHGLSVTARMGEVETIEHHRSQGLGVTVYVGQRKGSASTTDLRAQAMRETVQAACRIAQYAAEDEYAGLPDSDMLATEFPDLDVYHPWDLDAETAINLTIGCENAARHYHPEIVNSEGASLNTFQGLRVLGNSLGFLHGYASSRHSLSCSVIGQRGDSMQRDDWWTVARDAEDIEAPELVGRKAAERTVKRLGARSLSTRQCPVVFAADIASSLLGHFIGAIRGGNLYRKSSFLLDHLGKPIFPAFVQIREEPHIKKALGSAPYDAEGVRTRPHHIVRDGILESYVLSTYSARKLGMKTTGNAGGVHNLVIDPGELDLEGLLKRMNTGLLVTELMGQGVNPVTGDYSRGASGFWVENGEIRFPVEEITIAGNLKDMFMNLQAVGNDVDLRGNTRTGSILLEKMTVAGN from the coding sequence GTGCCGGAACCCACAACTTTCGCACGTAAAGAAGAACAACTCGAACAACTGAAATCCCTGGTATCCGATTGCCTGGCGGAAGCCCGACGGCAAGGCGCCACCTCGGCGGAAGCCGGCGTCAGTCTGGAGCATGGCCTTTCCGTCACCGCGCGGATGGGTGAAGTGGAAACCATCGAACACCATCGCAGCCAAGGACTCGGCGTCACGGTCTACGTGGGGCAGCGCAAGGGTTCGGCCAGCACTACCGACCTCAGAGCGCAAGCGATGCGGGAAACCGTGCAGGCCGCCTGCCGGATCGCCCAGTACGCGGCCGAGGACGAATATGCGGGGCTGCCCGATTCGGACATGCTCGCCACCGAGTTTCCCGACCTCGATGTTTACCATCCCTGGGATTTGGATGCGGAAACCGCGATAAACCTGACCATCGGCTGCGAAAACGCTGCACGCCACTACCATCCGGAAATCGTCAACTCCGAAGGCGCGAGCCTCAACACCTTTCAAGGCCTGAGAGTCCTCGGCAACTCGCTGGGATTCCTGCACGGCTATGCGTCCAGCCGCCACAGCCTGAGCTGTTCGGTGATCGGCCAAAGGGGCGACAGCATGCAGCGGGACGACTGGTGGACCGTGGCGCGAGACGCCGAAGATATCGAAGCGCCCGAACTGGTGGGACGCAAGGCCGCCGAGCGCACGGTGAAACGGCTCGGCGCACGTTCGCTGAGCACCCGCCAATGTCCGGTGGTATTCGCGGCGGATATCGCGTCCAGCCTGCTCGGCCATTTCATCGGAGCCATCCGTGGCGGCAATCTCTATCGGAAGTCGTCGTTCCTGCTCGACCATCTGGGAAAGCCGATTTTCCCAGCCTTCGTGCAGATCCGCGAGGAGCCGCACATCAAGAAAGCCTTGGGCAGCGCCCCCTACGACGCCGAAGGCGTTCGGACCAGACCTCACCACATCGTCAGGGACGGCATACTCGAATCCTACGTGTTGAGCACCTACTCGGCCCGCAAGCTCGGCATGAAAACCACCGGCAATGCCGGTGGCGTACACAATCTCGTCATCGACCCCGGCGAACTCGATTTGGAGGGCTTGCTGAAACGCATGAATACGGGACTTCTCGTCACCGAGCTGATGGGCCAGGGCGTCAACCCGGTCACCGGCGATTACTCACGTGGCGCATCCGGATTCTGGGTGGAGAACGGAGAGATCCGGTTCCCCGTCGAAGAAATCACCATCGCGGGCAACCTGAAGGACATGTTCATGAACCTGCAGGCGGTCGGAAACGATGTGGACCTGCGGGGCAATACCCGAACCGGATCTATTTTGCTCGAGAAGATGACAGTGGCGGGAAATTAA